In Deltaproteobacteria bacterium, a single window of DNA contains:
- a CDS encoding NUDIX domain-containing protein, producing MDDGPKMGRLLAWYDANKRNLPWRVKPPNPYHILLSEIMLQQTQVETMLPFYERFLTRFPTLKSLAKASIEEVLMLWSGLGYYSRARNLHASAQKIIFELNGKFPDTKESLLELPGVGEYTASAVASIAFEKAVGLVDGNVIRVLTRLFALKGDPKAKLLKKKLWKLANKLVIQWGGGQGPALPGCEANSKSLRSKKKPGNFNQSMMELGATVCLPSAPKCLGCPLRDECLAFEQKTMEDYPTPQKKKPTQKISVTAALIQKNGFYLLAKRNGKKHLQSMWEFPRFDLEIGLGVQQQKVFPIIHHSIMNQRFYVTPILCCYQKGEPKKNDIYVDYQWIKPGELKNFPTSSLNHKICSIIS from the coding sequence ATGGACGATGGACCAAAAATGGGGAGGCTTTTGGCTTGGTATGATGCGAACAAGCGCAATTTGCCATGGCGTGTGAAACCTCCCAATCCTTATCACATATTATTGTCTGAAATCATGTTACAGCAGACGCAAGTTGAAACGATGCTTCCCTTTTATGAGCGGTTTTTGACGCGTTTTCCCACATTGAAATCTTTGGCCAAAGCTTCCATTGAAGAGGTGTTGATGCTTTGGTCGGGACTTGGATATTATTCACGCGCGCGCAATTTACACGCGTCCGCGCAAAAAATTATTTTTGAATTGAATGGAAAATTTCCCGACACGAAGGAATCCTTGTTGGAGTTGCCGGGTGTAGGCGAATACACCGCCTCTGCCGTTGCCAGCATTGCTTTTGAAAAAGCGGTTGGTTTGGTGGATGGAAATGTAATCCGTGTTTTAACGCGTCTTTTTGCGCTGAAAGGAGATCCAAAAGCCAAACTACTCAAAAAAAAATTATGGAAGCTGGCCAACAAACTGGTTATCCAATGGGGAGGAGGTCAAGGTCCGGCTTTGCCGGGCTGCGAAGCAAACTCGAAGAGTTTGCGGAGTAAAAAGAAACCGGGAAATTTTAATCAGTCCATGATGGAATTGGGGGCGACAGTTTGTTTGCCATCAGCTCCCAAGTGTTTGGGTTGTCCTTTGCGAGATGAATGTTTGGCGTTTGAACAAAAAACAATGGAGGATTACCCCACTCCTCAAAAAAAGAAACCGACGCAAAAAATTTCTGTGACAGCGGCGTTGATTCAAAAAAACGGTTTTTATCTGCTTGCAAAAAGAAATGGGAAAAAGCATTTACAGTCGATGTGGGAATTTCCGCGGTTTGATTTGGAAATAGGATTAGGTGTTCAACAACAAAAAGTTTTTCCGATTATTCATCATTCCATCATGAATCAGCGCTTTTATGTGACACCCATTTTGTGTTGTTATCAAAAGGGTGAACCGAAAAAGAATGATATTTATGTCGATTATCAATGGATCAAACCCGGAGAGTTGAAAAATTTTCCAACTTCCTCTTTAAATCATAAAATATGTTCCATCATTTCCTGA
- the rsmH gene encoding 16S rRNA (cytosine(1402)-N(4))-methyltransferase RsmH, which produces MAVTVHTPVLSTKSVGLADQRTGGGVTVHTPVLLKELLECLAPSSEGIYVDGTLGAAGHAVAVLEASNPSGVLIGLDQDEEILKIAKENLKFFENRARIVKANFSDIAGVLKKLDFEKVDGIYLDLGVSSLQLDRPERGFSFRAAGPIDMRMDPATGESVLEKIRKSDEKELTQILREYGEERLAPKIARALLEKIRRGELQTTLDVATSVFNIYPPRQRYGRIHPATRTFQALRIWVNDELGSLKRFLSAAPALLKEGGHLCVMSYHSLEDRIVKHTFRDLSKKGFKILTKRPVIASKEEIKVNPRSRSAKLRVLLLPPSPQPPSPRGRG; this is translated from the coding sequence ATGGCAGTAACGGTTCATACACCGGTTCTATCGACGAAGTCGGTTGGTCTTGCAGACCAAAGGACAGGTGGTGGGGTAACGGTTCACACACCGGTTCTTTTAAAGGAATTACTGGAATGTTTGGCGCCGTCATCTGAGGGAATTTATGTTGATGGAACGTTGGGTGCCGCGGGACACGCTGTTGCTGTGTTGGAAGCCTCGAATCCATCCGGTGTTTTGATTGGTTTGGATCAGGACGAGGAGATTTTAAAGATTGCAAAAGAGAATCTCAAATTTTTTGAAAATCGCGCGCGAATTGTCAAAGCCAATTTTTCAGACATTGCGGGTGTTTTAAAAAAACTGGATTTCGAAAAAGTAGATGGGATCTATCTCGATTTGGGAGTTTCGAGTTTGCAATTGGATCGTCCCGAACGGGGATTCAGTTTTCGGGCGGCAGGTCCCATCGATATGCGAATGGATCCCGCGACGGGAGAATCGGTTCTCGAAAAAATCAGAAAGAGCGACGAGAAAGAACTGACACAAATTTTGAGAGAGTACGGTGAAGAGAGACTGGCACCCAAAATTGCAAGGGCTCTTTTGGAAAAGATAAGGAGGGGAGAATTGCAGACAACACTGGATGTTGCCACGTCTGTTTTTAATATCTACCCCCCAAGACAACGTTACGGAAGAATTCATCCGGCCACCCGCACTTTTCAGGCTTTGCGCATTTGGGTGAATGATGAACTGGGTTCTTTGAAGCGATTCCTTTCGGCCGCTCCTGCTCTTTTAAAAGAAGGCGGGCATTTGTGTGTCATGAGTTACCACTCTCTGGAGGATCGGATTGTGAAACACACTTTTCGCGATCTTTCAAAAAAAGGTTTTAAAATTTTGACAAAAAGACCGGTGATCGCTTCGAAAGAAGAAATTAAAGTAAATCCAAGATCGCGTTCGGCAAAATTGAGAGTTTTATTATTGCCACCCTCCCCCCAGCCCCCCTCCCCTCGAGGGAGGGGGTAA
- a CDS encoding MBL fold metallo-hydrolase yields the protein MKIGSYQIHILETGAFALDGGAMFGVVPKTLWGKKIAADEKNRIGMHLRCLLITGDGRNILIDCGMGTKWDEKMREIYRLDYSQFTLDKALAEHHLTPSKITDVILTHLHFDHAGGSTFQDTTGKLIPAFPNATYYTQKQNLEWASNPTEKDRASYIKENWEPLQKAGVLKIVDGKKEILPGVHVKRFFGHTQGIQLPLLDDGKNKLFFCGDVIPTSPHLGIPWVMGYDNFPLTTMKEKKQILSAAAQENWVLVFEHCPLMAAATVHATEKGYQPTAFSL from the coding sequence ATGAAAATTGGTTCCTATCAAATCCACATTCTCGAAACCGGCGCGTTCGCACTAGATGGCGGGGCGATGTTTGGCGTTGTTCCCAAAACACTCTGGGGAAAAAAAATCGCGGCGGATGAAAAAAACCGGATCGGCATGCACTTGCGCTGTTTGTTGATAACAGGAGATGGGCGCAACATTCTGATTGATTGCGGAATGGGGACGAAGTGGGATGAAAAGATGCGTGAAATTTATCGTCTCGATTATTCTCAGTTCACATTGGACAAAGCCTTGGCTGAACACCATTTAACCCCCTCCAAAATCACTGACGTTATTTTAACGCATCTTCATTTCGATCATGCCGGAGGGTCAACATTTCAGGACACAACGGGCAAACTGATTCCGGCTTTTCCCAATGCCACTTATTACACACAAAAACAAAATCTTGAGTGGGCCTCCAACCCAACTGAAAAAGACAGGGCAAGTTATATTAAAGAAAACTGGGAGCCGCTTCAAAAAGCGGGTGTTTTAAAAATTGTAGACGGGAAAAAAGAAATTCTTCCGGGCGTTCACGTAAAACGTTTTTTTGGACACACACAAGGAATTCAACTTCCACTGTTGGATGACGGAAAAAATAAACTTTTTTTCTGCGGTGATGTGATTCCAACTTCACCTCATCTTGGAATTCCATGGGTGATGGGTTATGATAACTTCCCCCTCACAACGATGAAAGAAAAAAAACAGATTCTGTCTGCCGCCGCGCAGGAAAATTGGGTTCTTGTTTTTGAACACTGCCCGCTCATGGCCGCCGCCACTGTCCATGCCACTGAAAAAGGATATCAACCAACCGCTTTTTCTCTCTGA
- the mraZ gene encoding division/cell wall cluster transcriptional repressor MraZ: MFRGTFTYGVDGKGRVAIPSKFREILTTQFDERLIVTHFDQCLWAYPVPVWQEFEKKIANLPQFLEEVKALQRVFIASAAECPLDKQGRILLPSALRDYSAIGKEAVVVGMTQRIEIWSKERWEKVFEASQEKLESMQEKLAELGL; the protein is encoded by the coding sequence ATGTTTAGAGGTACATTTACCTATGGAGTGGATGGAAAAGGGCGGGTCGCCATCCCTTCCAAATTTCGTGAAATTTTAACGACCCAATTTGATGAACGTTTGATCGTTACACATTTCGATCAATGTTTATGGGCTTATCCGGTCCCCGTCTGGCAGGAATTTGAAAAGAAAATAGCAAATCTTCCTCAATTTTTAGAAGAGGTCAAAGCGTTGCAAAGAGTTTTTATCGCGTCTGCCGCGGAATGTCCTTTGGATAAACAGGGGCGCATTCTTCTTCCCTCCGCATTGCGTGATTACTCTGCGATCGGCAAAGAAGCCGTGGTGGTGGGGATGACACAACGAATTGAAATTTGGTCGAAGGAGCGTTGGGAAAAAGTTTTTGAAGCGTCGCAGGAAAAACTTGAATCGATGCAGGAAAAATTAGCGGAACTTGGATTGTAA
- a CDS encoding CPBP family intramembrane metalloprotease produces the protein MVHRPWSIVHGPVLQWTSPLLHAGENKMLSTQENWPKAKVAFAGYFLLALLQWPSSYLIIHISLSLGVILNEWGFLAGMSLFIAWKSKSKLSLLFPFRPVKKNNFFLLLVMTFSMVVIVDYLLFLSEKILPPDPAVKIALEQLMSIHSFGDGLWRWFLICLSPAFCEELFFRGFLQNTLAHRWKVNGAMLFAAVSFALIHGVPQYLHLYFLLGLYLSWLFKVSGNLWFSMIAHLINNSWTFLTFIFDKKIPAGGVWHPTDSLVMGIAVLVFAIAASRFAKEVQNPSFVGMTTSPN, from the coding sequence TTGGTCCATCGTCCATGGTCCATAGTCCATGGTCCCGTTTTACAGTGGACTTCACCTCTGCTTCATGCTGGAGAAAACAAGATGTTGTCAACACAGGAAAACTGGCCCAAAGCAAAAGTCGCCTTCGCGGGCTATTTTTTGTTGGCATTGCTTCAATGGCCCAGCAGTTACCTCATCATCCATATTTCGTTGAGTTTGGGTGTGATCCTCAATGAATGGGGCTTTCTTGCGGGCATGTCCCTCTTCATTGCATGGAAAAGTAAATCCAAACTTTCTCTACTCTTTCCTTTTCGACCCGTTAAAAAGAATAATTTTTTTCTTCTGCTCGTTATGACGTTTTCCATGGTGGTGATTGTCGACTATCTTCTTTTTTTGAGCGAAAAAATTCTCCCTCCCGATCCGGCTGTTAAAATAGCACTCGAGCAACTGATGAGCATCCATTCTTTTGGCGATGGGCTTTGGCGCTGGTTTTTGATCTGTCTTTCCCCAGCTTTTTGCGAGGAACTCTTTTTTCGCGGGTTTTTGCAGAATACTCTCGCTCATCGCTGGAAGGTCAATGGTGCTATGCTTTTCGCCGCGGTCAGTTTCGCACTCATCCACGGTGTTCCGCAATATCTTCATCTTTATTTTTTGCTGGGACTTTATTTGAGCTGGCTTTTTAAAGTAAGCGGCAATCTCTGGTTTTCGATGATTGCTCATCTTATTAATAACAGTTGGACATTCCTGACCTTTATCTTCGACAAAAAAATTCCCGCGGGAGGTGTCTGGCATCCAACTGACAGTCTAGTCATGGGGATTGCTGTTCTGGTTTTCGCGATTGCCGCTTCTCGTTTTGCCAAGGAAGTTCAAAATCCTTCATTCGTCGGGATGACAACTTCTCCGAATTGA
- a CDS encoding DedA family protein — protein sequence MFHHFLTIWFGFLLKWHYIGVVVLMAIESTVVPIPSEIIIPPAAYWASQGELNFWGVIIAGMIGSYLGSILSYFVAQWLGRPLLLKYGKYFFLPPEKLDFAEQWAKEYAVGGIFLARMLPVARHLVSIPAGLLKMDFKKFSLATLAGSAFWCAVLAWFGKKVIGDEPTLLQDPAVMAHVLKAKLIYFVGAVLVFGTLYFFVMWQKKRIISQREKAVG from the coding sequence ATGTTCCATCATTTCCTGACAATCTGGTTCGGGTTTTTGCTGAAATGGCATTACATCGGTGTTGTGGTATTGATGGCTATTGAAAGTACGGTTGTTCCCATTCCCAGCGAAATCATCATTCCGCCGGCGGCTTACTGGGCCAGTCAGGGTGAACTCAATTTTTGGGGAGTCATTATTGCCGGAATGATTGGCTCTTATCTTGGTTCAATTCTCTCTTATTTTGTAGCTCAATGGCTTGGACGACCTCTATTATTAAAATACGGGAAATATTTTTTTCTCCCACCGGAGAAATTGGATTTTGCCGAACAATGGGCAAAAGAATATGCGGTCGGTGGTATTTTTCTGGCACGGATGTTGCCGGTCGCAAGGCATCTTGTTTCCATTCCCGCCGGTCTTTTGAAAATGGATTTCAAAAAATTCAGTCTTGCAACGCTTGCGGGTTCCGCTTTTTGGTGTGCCGTGCTGGCTTGGTTTGGAAAAAAGGTGATCGGAGATGAACCAACACTTTTACAAGATCCGGCAGTGATGGCGCATGTCTTAAAAGCAAAACTTATTTATTTTGTCGGAGCTGTTCTTGTCTTCGGCACCCTTTATTTTTTTGTGATGTGGCAAAAAAAACGGATTATTTCTCAGAGAGAAAAAGCGGTTGGTTGA
- a CDS encoding STAS domain-containing protein, with protein sequence MFEIKHLNDVLVMNVTGDLERNNYRQFDSLLDQAMQNKSERVVLDLSGLAHIDYKLVPHLVERVHQIEKQGGEVKWAGGNDYISNIFKFMGFEEEVYPSVEDAVISFAPISEDEWQ encoded by the coding sequence ATGTTTGAAATCAAGCACCTCAATGATGTTCTCGTGATGAATGTAACGGGAGATTTGGAACGAAATAATTACCGGCAGTTTGATTCTCTTTTGGATCAGGCGATGCAAAACAAATCAGAAAGAGTTGTTCTTGATCTCTCGGGTCTTGCACACATCGATTATAAATTAGTTCCGCATCTTGTCGAACGAGTTCATCAAATTGAAAAGCAGGGCGGTGAAGTAAAGTGGGCCGGTGGCAATGATTATATTTCCAATATTTTTAAATTCATGGGTTTTGAAGAAGAGGTTTACCCTTCCGTGGAAGATGCTGTGATCAGTTTTGCTCCCATTTCAGAGGATGAATGGCAGTAA
- a CDS encoding metal-dependent transcriptional regulator, translating into MNEHPALPVRMKGVRGEGATKWRVVPPDIMELWKEFEANQLTHSAAHYLVAVHDLIGEQGYARSSGVAKKLGIARSSASMGLHALIEKGFLKEDANKFLQITARGQKLAKEIIGKKIVLKRFFQNILKVDPYQAEVDTCKIEHLVSSETGANLLAFIRFISSNKPEVKKVLEMFWKNRTACDTTSLKELIPSKLHSIK; encoded by the coding sequence GTGAATGAGCATCCGGCTTTGCCGGTGCGAATGAAAGGGGTACGGGGGGAAGGAGCCACGAAGTGGCGAGTCGTTCCCCCCGATATTATGGAACTTTGGAAAGAGTTTGAGGCGAATCAATTAACACACAGTGCGGCGCACTATCTCGTTGCGGTCCACGATTTGATTGGCGAACAGGGTTATGCCCGATCTTCGGGTGTCGCGAAAAAATTGGGTATTGCGCGGTCAAGCGCCTCCATGGGCCTTCACGCCCTCATTGAAAAAGGATTTCTCAAGGAAGACGCCAACAAGTTTCTTCAAATCACGGCGAGGGGTCAAAAGTTGGCAAAAGAAATCATTGGGAAAAAAATTGTTTTGAAACGTTTTTTTCAGAACATTCTCAAAGTGGATCCGTATCAGGCCGAAGTCGATACCTGCAAAATTGAACATCTTGTCAGTTCTGAAACTGGAGCCAATCTTCTGGCATTTATTCGATTCATCTCTTCCAACAAACCAGAAGTAAAAAAAGTTTTGGAAATGTTTTGGAAAAATCGCACTGCCTGCGATACAACTTCCCTCAAAGAATTAATACCGAGCAAGTTGCATTCCATAAAATGA